One genomic region from Balneola sp. encodes:
- a CDS encoding glucosylceramidase — MLLIFVWKGCKTVNDDGNNSPELWLTTADGQALFQKLEDRLRKADSNSGNPVININSNTTYQTIDGFGYSLTGGSALHLNNMDASARESILNELFGEGEGKIGVSYLRVSIGASDLDPAPFSYNELPAGQTDESMENFSLDPDREYLIPVLKEILDIYPDLKILGSPWSAPTWMKTSKSTIGGRLMPEYYDAYALYFVKYIQGMADEGIPIDAITVQNEPLHDSNNPSMYMEASEQADFVKNHLGPAFDEAGIDTKIIIWDHNADNPQYPISIMNDPEAKQYVDGSAFHLYGGDISALSTVHNAHPDKNLYFTEQWIGAPGNFSSDLSWHIRELIVGATRNWSRNVLEWNLAADPNQDPHTDGGCTQCLGALTIDGNEVTRNPAYYIIAHASKFVRPGSVRIQSNEIEGLPNVAFKNPDGQIVLVVLNDTDSGIDFDISVDGEVKSLTLFSGSVGTVVWD, encoded by the coding sequence ATGCTTCTAATCTTTGTTTGGAAAGGATGCAAGACCGTAAACGATGATGGGAATAATTCTCCCGAGCTTTGGTTGACAACGGCCGACGGTCAGGCTCTGTTTCAAAAACTTGAAGACAGATTAAGAAAAGCAGACTCAAATTCCGGCAATCCAGTAATAAATATTAACTCGAATACTACCTATCAGACTATAGATGGTTTTGGATATTCTTTAACAGGAGGTAGCGCCCTTCACTTAAATAATATGGATGCTTCGGCCAGAGAAAGCATTCTAAACGAATTATTTGGGGAAGGAGAAGGCAAAATAGGAGTTAGCTATTTAAGGGTTAGTATAGGAGCTTCTGATCTTGATCCAGCTCCATTTTCATACAACGAATTACCCGCTGGTCAGACGGATGAAAGTATGGAAAATTTCAGCCTTGACCCAGATAGGGAGTATTTGATTCCGGTACTAAAAGAAATATTAGATATCTATCCAGACTTAAAGATTCTGGGTTCACCTTGGTCGGCGCCTACCTGGATGAAAACCAGTAAATCTACAATAGGTGGAAGGCTAATGCCGGAGTATTATGACGCATATGCGTTGTATTTCGTTAAATATATTCAAGGAATGGCTGATGAAGGTATTCCTATAGATGCAATCACGGTACAGAACGAACCTTTGCACGACAGCAATAATCCAAGTATGTACATGGAAGCAAGTGAACAGGCTGATTTCGTGAAAAATCACTTAGGACCTGCTTTCGATGAGGCCGGAATTGATACCAAGATTATTATTTGGGATCACAATGCTGATAATCCACAGTATCCGATTAGTATTATGAACGACCCCGAAGCAAAACAGTATGTGGACGGTTCTGCTTTTCATTTGTATGGGGGAGATATCTCAGCTTTAAGCACTGTCCATAATGCACACCCGGATAAGAACCTGTATTTCACTGAGCAATGGATTGGAGCCCCCGGTAACTTTTCATCTGACTTATCATGGCATATCCGTGAGTTGATTGTTGGCGCCACCAGAAACTGGAGCCGTAATGTATTGGAGTGGAATTTAGCGGCCGACCCTAACCAAGATCCACATACGGATGGAGGGTGTACACAATGCCTGGGGGCTTTAACAATTGATGGAAATGAAGTTACTCGAAATCCTGCCTATTATATCATTGCTCATGCTTCGAAGTTTGTAAGACCGGGGTCTGTACGTATTCAATCTAATGAGATCGAAGGATTGCCAAACGTTGCTTTCAAGAACCCTGATGGACAGATTGTATTGGTTGTTTTAAACGACACAGATTCAGGAATTGATTTTGATATCTCTGTTGACGGAGAAGTGAAATCTCTCACGTTATTCTCGGGTTCAGTGGGGACTGTTGTCTGGGATTAA
- a CDS encoding inositol monophosphatase: MNYSNELEVAKKAAEEASVIIRDYVSRASFDVKLKGKNDLVTDADVNSEKKIIEIIQASFPEDEILAEESQKKTSLPDGRVWIIDPIDGTTNFAHGFPVYCVSIALWEDKEPKVGLVLEVANDELFTAVEGQGAFLNGESIQISQNNDPSSSLIGTGFPYNNLDLVDNYLVLFKRMMEKTHGVRRPGSAAWDLCNVACGRFEGFYEYGLSPWDVAAGVLIIQEAGGIVTDWAGEDDWLFGQRIIAGNRSLQAFLQKEIEECFDASQMKGKFTG, encoded by the coding sequence TTGAATTACTCCAACGAGTTAGAAGTAGCAAAGAAAGCCGCAGAAGAAGCATCCGTAATAATTCGTGATTATGTCAGCCGAGCATCCTTCGATGTAAAACTTAAAGGAAAGAATGATTTAGTCACTGATGCTGACGTAAACTCAGAGAAAAAAATCATCGAAATTATCCAGGCATCTTTTCCTGAGGATGAAATTTTGGCTGAAGAATCTCAGAAGAAAACCTCCTTGCCGGATGGACGTGTTTGGATCATTGATCCGATTGACGGAACCACAAACTTTGCTCACGGTTTCCCGGTTTATTGCGTCTCTATTGCTTTATGGGAAGACAAGGAACCCAAAGTTGGACTGGTTTTAGAAGTAGCCAATGACGAACTATTCACAGCGGTTGAGGGGCAGGGTGCATTTTTAAACGGGGAGTCGATTCAAATATCCCAAAATAATGACCCTTCATCTTCTTTGATTGGCACCGGCTTTCCCTATAACAACCTGGATCTGGTAGATAATTACCTGGTTCTGTTTAAAAGGATGATGGAGAAAACGCATGGTGTACGGCGTCCGGGTTCTGCTGCCTGGGACTTATGCAATGTTGCGTGTGGTAGGTTCGAAGGGTTTTATGAATATGGGTTGAGTCCCTGGGATGTAGCTGCAGGAGTGCTGATAATTCAGGAGGCCGGGGGAATTGTTACCGATTGGGCCGGCGAAGATGACTGGCTCTTTGGTCAGCGCATTATTGCCGGTAATCGATCACTCCAGGCATTCCTTCAAAAAGAAATCGAGGAGTGTTTTGATGCTTCTCAAATGAAAGGGAAGTTCACGGGATAG
- a CDS encoding beta-glucosidase, which produces MNKRIIPLLTLLLTLVANYTLAQDASIDQKIDQLIDQMTVEEKAGQMTQLNITTIVNGEQNDVNLVREKAINLIKNHHIGSFLNGEAVPADQWFTYMSELMEISMDNSRLEIPIIYGIDHMHGASYIANSTIFPHNLNIGATFEPEHARQNARVTGIESADLGHHWIFAPVLDLGKNPLWPRIYETYGEDPYVAEVMGAEYVKSLQNNPETAPYKQAATAKHFIGYSDPIEGWDRTPALIPDQHLHEFFVPAFKSAIEAGISTVMINSAEINGVPVHASKELLTGLLRDHLGFEGVAVTDWADIDQLVTKHRVAPNLKEATFLAVEAGIDMSMTPYDLSFTNALIELVQEGRITEERLDLSVRRILKLKFELGLFENPYPSDDRLDLIGKDEHKELAYKAAVESIVLLKNENNVLPLSSDVQNILVVGPSANSKRNLNGGWTLAWQGGDEERYPDDVETIFTATQKAFPNASVEYIDDISSQNMETIMAKANSADAVFYAMGETPYTEGVGNINTLLLPNEQQNLIDATSGVDAAKIFVYVGGRPRIITDMVDNVDAVLFAGLPGNEGGKAIANIISGMEVPSAKLPITYPKFPGVFYPYNHKVAVFTPSTQANEEFVGTTLYEFGAGLSYTSFEYSDLKLSSTEVSKDGTIEATVTVKNTGDITGKEAVLWFLSDAYASITRPVKELQHFEKIELEAGEEKTLSFTINPMENLSFPDKNGNLLLEAGAFTLTVGDHSQEFTLTD; this is translated from the coding sequence ATGAATAAAAGAATAATCCCGTTACTTACACTATTACTGACGCTGGTTGCCAATTATACGTTGGCTCAAGATGCCTCAATTGATCAAAAGATAGACCAACTTATTGATCAGATGACCGTTGAGGAAAAAGCTGGTCAAATGACCCAACTTAACATCACCACTATTGTAAATGGTGAGCAAAATGATGTAAACCTTGTTAGGGAAAAAGCGATTAACCTGATTAAGAATCACCACATTGGTTCTTTTTTAAATGGTGAAGCCGTTCCTGCTGACCAATGGTTCACTTACATGTCGGAGCTCATGGAAATTTCTATGGATAACTCCAGATTAGAGATTCCCATTATTTATGGTATTGATCACATGCACGGAGCTAGTTACATAGCTAACAGTACCATCTTCCCTCATAACTTAAACATTGGCGCCACGTTTGAGCCAGAACATGCCAGACAAAATGCTCGTGTTACAGGTATTGAATCAGCAGATTTAGGTCACCACTGGATATTTGCTCCTGTTTTAGATTTGGGTAAAAATCCGCTTTGGCCACGTATTTATGAGACCTACGGTGAAGATCCGTATGTAGCTGAAGTAATGGGAGCTGAATATGTAAAATCACTTCAGAATAATCCTGAGACAGCACCTTACAAACAAGCTGCTACGGCGAAACACTTTATTGGATATTCTGATCCAATTGAAGGCTGGGACCGAACGCCTGCTCTTATCCCCGATCAGCACCTTCACGAATTCTTTGTTCCTGCATTTAAATCTGCAATAGAGGCTGGTATTAGTACAGTCATGATTAATAGTGCAGAGATTAATGGAGTTCCTGTTCATGCATCAAAAGAACTACTTACCGGACTTCTGCGCGACCACCTTGGTTTTGAAGGCGTAGCTGTAACTGACTGGGCTGATATTGATCAACTGGTTACCAAGCACCGCGTTGCTCCAAACCTCAAAGAAGCTACTTTCCTTGCTGTTGAGGCCGGTATTGATATGAGTATGACGCCTTACGACCTTTCATTCACAAATGCACTGATTGAGTTGGTTCAGGAAGGCCGTATTACTGAAGAACGATTAGACCTTTCTGTTCGACGAATTCTAAAGCTCAAGTTTGAACTTGGTCTATTTGAAAACCCATATCCAAGTGATGATAGATTAGACTTGATTGGAAAAGACGAACATAAAGAATTGGCTTACAAAGCAGCTGTTGAATCTATTGTTTTGCTTAAGAATGAGAATAATGTACTTCCGCTTTCAAGTGATGTCCAAAATATTCTAGTGGTTGGGCCATCGGCTAATTCTAAGAGAAATCTAAACGGTGGCTGGACATTAGCGTGGCAAGGTGGCGATGAAGAACGATATCCTGATGATGTAGAAACAATCTTCACCGCAACACAAAAAGCATTCCCTAATGCTTCTGTAGAATATATTGATGACATCAGCAGCCAGAATATGGAAACTATTATGGCAAAAGCTAATTCTGCAGATGCTGTGTTTTATGCAATGGGTGAAACTCCGTACACAGAAGGTGTTGGTAACATTAACACCCTCCTCCTTCCCAACGAACAACAAAACCTGATTGATGCTACATCCGGTGTGGATGCTGCCAAAATCTTCGTTTATGTGGGTGGCCGACCTAGAATCATAACCGATATGGTTGATAATGTAGATGCAGTACTTTTTGCTGGCTTACCAGGCAATGAAGGCGGAAAAGCTATTGCCAATATTATTTCGGGAATGGAAGTTCCAAGTGCAAAACTACCAATCACCTACCCTAAATTCCCGGGTGTATTCTATCCGTATAATCATAAAGTCGCCGTTTTCACTCCAAGTACTCAAGCTAATGAAGAGTTTGTAGGTACTACTTTGTATGAATTTGGTGCTGGATTGAGCTATACCTCTTTTGAGTATTCTGACCTTAAACTATCCTCAACTGAAGTATCTAAGGATGGAACTATTGAGGCAACCGTTACGGTAAAAAATACTGGTGATATCACTGGTAAAGAAGCAGTACTCTGGTTTTTAAGCGATGCATATGCGTCCATTACCCGACCGGTTAAAGAGCTTCAGCATTTCGAAAAGATTGAGTTGGAAGCCGGTGAAGAAAAAACCCTGAGCTTTACCATTAATCCAATGGAGAACCTTTCCTTCCCTGATAAAAATGGAAATTTATTATTGGAAGCTGGTGCTTTCACACTTACTGTTGGCGATCATTCTCAAGAATTTACCCTTACAGATTAA
- the rsgA gene encoding ribosome small subunit-dependent GTPase A, with the protein MQKGRVIQSTGSWYLVDNGEEIIESRLPGRFRLNGKEVTNPIAVGDWVDFNLNDDGTGNIEKIHDRENYITRQATHGKKGEQILVSNLDQACVVQSIKQPMVKEGFIDRFLVTCEAYEVKPVIILNKIDLAKSGGLEFAQELSELYSDLGYTFLITSIEEEESLQKLKDQLTDCTSAFIGPSGVGKTSLVNAIDPSYNLKVNEVSDFSNKGKHTTTFARLIPLSFGGYIADTPGIREFGLVNIEPWELSLFFPEMIEPRQNCQFSNCTHAHEPKCGVADAFEKGEIAVSRYNSYINMLDSL; encoded by the coding sequence ATGCAAAAAGGAAGAGTCATACAGTCTACCGGAAGCTGGTATCTAGTTGATAACGGAGAAGAAATCATTGAATCCCGTTTACCCGGCCGGTTTCGGTTAAATGGAAAAGAAGTTACCAATCCCATTGCTGTAGGTGATTGGGTTGATTTCAATCTGAATGATGATGGAACCGGTAATATTGAAAAGATACATGACCGGGAGAACTACATTACCCGTCAAGCTACGCATGGAAAAAAAGGCGAACAAATCCTTGTTTCAAATCTTGATCAGGCTTGTGTGGTACAGTCAATCAAGCAACCAATGGTTAAGGAAGGGTTTATAGATCGTTTCTTAGTTACCTGTGAAGCATATGAGGTCAAGCCAGTAATCATTCTTAATAAAATCGATTTAGCTAAAAGCGGTGGTTTAGAGTTTGCGCAAGAACTTTCCGAATTGTATTCAGATTTAGGCTATACTTTTTTAATCACAAGTATTGAAGAGGAAGAATCCCTTCAAAAGCTAAAAGACCAACTCACAGATTGTACTTCAGCTTTCATAGGACCATCAGGAGTTGGAAAAACAAGCCTGGTTAATGCCATTGATCCCTCCTACAACCTTAAGGTGAATGAAGTATCTGACTTTTCAAATAAAGGAAAACACACCACCACTTTTGCCCGGCTTATTCCCTTAAGCTTTGGTGGATATATTGCAGACACTCCGGGTATTCGAGAGTTTGGGCTTGTAAATATTGAACCTTGGGAATTATCCCTATTTTTTCCAGAGATGATAGAACCCAGACAAAATTGCCAATTCAGCAACTGTACGCACGCCCACGAACCAAAATGCGGTGTAGCAGATGCTTTTGAAAAAGGAGAAATAGCCGTCAGTCGTTATAATTCATATATAAACATGCTGGATTCGCTTTAA
- a CDS encoding efflux transporter periplasmic adaptor subunit yields MANKKSSTKKLLIWIGGVLGVVIALGLTLRMTGVIGQSDSGKQVETATAKLKTITQLVSASGKVQPEIEVIIRPDVSGEIIELAVKEGDFVREGDLLVRIKPDIYQAQIDNLNAALLTQKARLEQTRASLIQAEAAYKRDKQLYDKELISEMEYIQTKSELDAQKASLKASEYQIQSAEAQLRQAQEELEQTVIRAPQNGTVTGLGVEEGERVLGNSQMAGTEMMRVSLLDRMEVLVEVNENDIVNVDFADTTRIEVDAYPERRFNGVVTEIANSARVTGSGTNEQVTNYQVKVRIVTPHNLDSSPDKLVRTESSEDPEQMFVPKFRPGMSATVDIETQTAVNVVSVPIQAVTVRDFAKDSKTQKAEQDSAEMILASSQDEDLVIKDEDIRKVVFVVENGNAIRKEVETGISDNTHIQILSGISAGEEIVIGSYRTLSNSLKDGDKVTVNNKTVSFN; encoded by the coding sequence ATGGCGAATAAGAAATCATCAACAAAAAAACTGTTGATATGGATAGGTGGAGTTCTGGGTGTTGTAATTGCTCTGGGTTTAACTCTAAGGATGACCGGGGTCATTGGGCAGTCAGATTCGGGAAAACAGGTAGAAACAGCTACTGCGAAGCTTAAGACCATAACACAGTTAGTCTCAGCTTCCGGTAAGGTACAGCCTGAGATCGAAGTTATTATTCGTCCGGATGTTTCGGGTGAAATTATAGAACTGGCCGTTAAAGAGGGTGATTTTGTTCGTGAAGGGGATTTGCTTGTCCGAATCAAGCCCGACATCTATCAAGCTCAGATTGATAACTTAAATGCAGCTTTGTTGACTCAAAAAGCTCGCCTCGAGCAAACCAGAGCATCTCTTATACAAGCTGAAGCGGCATACAAACGTGACAAGCAACTATACGACAAAGAACTGATTTCTGAGATGGAATACATTCAAACGAAATCAGAGCTCGATGCTCAGAAAGCAAGTTTAAAAGCATCCGAGTATCAAATTCAAAGTGCTGAAGCTCAACTGCGTCAGGCTCAAGAAGAACTAGAGCAAACCGTGATAAGAGCTCCTCAGAATGGTACCGTAACTGGTCTGGGTGTAGAGGAAGGCGAGAGAGTGCTTGGTAATTCGCAAATGGCAGGTACGGAAATGATGCGGGTTTCTCTCTTAGACCGTATGGAAGTATTAGTTGAAGTGAATGAGAACGACATTGTAAACGTAGACTTTGCGGATACCACCCGAATTGAAGTAGACGCTTATCCGGAAAGAAGATTCAACGGGGTTGTAACTGAAATTGCAAACTCAGCAAGGGTAACAGGTTCCGGGACTAATGAGCAGGTTACGAATTACCAGGTAAAAGTTCGAATTGTTACACCTCACAACCTTGACAGCAGTCCTGATAAGTTGGTTAGAACGGAGAGTTCAGAAGATCCTGAACAAATGTTTGTTCCAAAATTCCGTCCAGGAATGTCTGCTACAGTTGATATAGAAACTCAAACTGCGGTAAATGTTGTATCAGTTCCTATTCAGGCAGTAACGGTTCGCGATTTTGCTAAAGACAGCAAGACTCAGAAAGCGGAACAAGATTCAGCTGAAATGATTCTTGCAAGCTCTCAGGATGAAGACTTAGTTATCAAGGATGAGGATATTCGTAAGGTGGTATTTGTTGTAGAAAATGGAAATGCAATCCGTAAAGAAGTTGAGACAGGGATCAGTGATAACACACATATTCAAATTCTCTCAGGTATTAGTGCAGGGGAAGAAATTGTAATTGGTAGTTACCGTACTCTTTCTAATAGCTTGAAAGATGGTGATAAGGTTACTGTCAACAATAAGACTGTTTCGTTCAATTAA
- the bshB1 gene encoding bacillithiol biosynthesis deacetylase BshB1, producing MKLDVLVFASHPDDAELNCGGTIAALTSQGKKVGIIDLTKGEMGTRGTQETRAEEVKKASEVLGISFRKNLDLGDSLIPNTRENQLKIIEQVRVTKPHICIVGAPFDRHPDHAKGTNLCIDALFYSGLKKIHTSDNEGKKQEAFRPSHILHYMQDRPFEPDFVFDISNHWETKKKSMLAFNTQFNVSDPGDEPETYISSENYFKQLEARARYFGHLAGFEYGEPFKYHLNPAPLKSMDLFFESSINR from the coding sequence ATGAAATTAGATGTACTTGTATTTGCTTCCCATCCTGATGATGCTGAATTAAACTGTGGCGGAACCATTGCAGCCTTAACTTCACAAGGTAAAAAAGTGGGCATTATAGATCTCACAAAAGGTGAAATGGGCACACGCGGTACCCAAGAAACCAGAGCTGAAGAAGTTAAGAAAGCTTCTGAAGTTTTGGGAATTTCATTTCGAAAGAATCTAGATCTGGGTGACTCACTTATCCCAAATACCAGAGAAAATCAGTTAAAAATTATTGAGCAGGTTCGGGTGACTAAACCACATATATGTATAGTCGGGGCCCCCTTTGACCGACACCCTGATCATGCTAAAGGCACAAACCTTTGTATTGATGCCTTGTTTTATTCTGGTTTAAAGAAGATTCATACTTCAGATAATGAAGGGAAAAAACAAGAAGCTTTCCGCCCCTCCCATATTTTGCACTACATGCAAGACCGGCCATTTGAACCTGACTTTGTATTTGATATTTCAAATCATTGGGAGACAAAAAAGAAGAGTATGCTCGCCTTTAATACTCAATTTAATGTGTCAGACCCGGGTGATGAACCAGAGACCTATATTTCGTCAGAAAACTATTTTAAGCAGCTTGAAGCAAGAGCTCGATACTTTGGTCATTTGGCAGGCTTTGAATATGGGGAACCGTTTAAATATCACCTGAATCCTGCACCTCTAAAAAGCATGGATTTGTTTTTTGAAAGTTCTATAAACCGGTAA
- a CDS encoding macrolide ABC transporter ATP-binding protein — MSKKPVIQITDLTKVYQMGSTEVHALAGVTFDILENEYIAIMGPSGSGKSTLMNMIGCLDTPSTGEYILNNNNVSTMDDAELAEVRNREIGFVFQTFNLLPRTSCLANAELPLIYAGMKSAERKERAKEVLTKVGLGDRVDHKPNELSGGQRQRVAIARALVNNPSILLADEPTGNLDTKTGDEIMMLFEELYRQGNTIIVVTHEQEIADHARRIVRLRDGVIELDEKVEKPILADYQIA; from the coding sequence ATGTCTAAAAAGCCAGTCATTCAAATCACAGATCTAACAAAAGTTTATCAAATGGGTAGTACGGAAGTACATGCCCTGGCTGGTGTAACTTTTGACATTCTAGAGAATGAATATATAGCCATTATGGGGCCTTCGGGGTCTGGTAAGTCAACATTAATGAATATGATTGGTTGCCTCGATACGCCCTCAACCGGAGAGTATATTCTGAATAATAATAATGTAAGCACGATGGATGATGCTGAACTTGCTGAAGTTCGGAATCGTGAAATTGGGTTCGTTTTCCAGACTTTTAATCTACTCCCAAGAACTTCTTGCCTGGCTAATGCTGAACTCCCACTTATTTATGCAGGTATGAAATCAGCTGAACGTAAAGAGCGGGCAAAAGAGGTACTTACCAAAGTAGGCTTAGGGGATAGGGTTGATCACAAGCCTAATGAATTATCAGGTGGGCAGCGTCAGCGTGTTGCTATTGCCAGAGCTTTAGTTAATAACCCGTCTATTCTTCTTGCCGATGAGCCAACGGGTAACCTTGATACCAAAACGGGAGATGAGATTATGATGCTTTTTGAAGAGCTTTATCGTCAGGGAAATACCATTATTGTGGTTACTCACGAACAAGAAATTGCAGATCACGCCCGCCGAATTGTGCGTTTAAGAGATGGGGTTATCGAACTCGATGAGAAAGTTGAGAAGCCTATTTTGGCTGATTACCAGATTGCTTAA
- a CDS encoding RimK family alpha-L-glutamate ligase has protein sequence MDISIRRSRLSDLDLLLHLERKSFPYFQQSSRRTLDLSLKSNFQQVWIAEAQQETGVEAIGSLVLYMYKKTIRIFSVVVDPDLQGKGIGSTLLEKVHSIALEKGAERISLEVYAENRKLINWYKKAGFSSTELLSDYYELGRDGLRMVKELPKAEFKNRISNIIVVDDPKNWKLDIENVEVVSSADYTSNKGMFSERSLRVFNLCNSYKYQSIGYYVSLLASAREHRAIPNVTTIRDFKDTGAISSIADDIEEVIQKALQKRGENKLSLNVYFGHTIDPAFKVLGQKLYHLFEAPMFQVQFSKGQFWEVKKIVPLSLNKVKPEDLLSVQEFAAIYFKSRRFKRTKLKSYKYYLAILVNPEEANPPSNKKALKNFEKAADELDIYTEFITKEDYNRLSEFDALFIRETTNVNEYTYQFSRKAYAEGLAVIDDPWSILRCSNKIYLHERLKMNNIRTPETQVFFKNSIKQNSLKNLSYPLILKQPDSAFSLGVIKVNDESELKESLNLLFKKSDLVLAQEFLPSDYDWRIGVLDNEPVFACKYFMAKDHWQIYNWKGAKKNQEGAATTVLIEEVPKQVLKLATKAAALMGNGLYGVDLKMVGDKAYVIEVNDNPNIDSGVEDKASGIDLYKKVIKSLVTRIEMSRNIERFVSVEPN, from the coding sequence ATGGATATTTCAATCAGGAGATCCCGGTTAAGCGACCTCGATCTTTTGCTTCATCTTGAACGTAAATCGTTTCCTTATTTTCAACAGAGTTCCCGAAGAACCCTCGACCTAAGCCTAAAGAGCAACTTTCAGCAGGTATGGATTGCGGAAGCTCAACAAGAAACGGGCGTTGAAGCTATTGGGAGCTTAGTGCTCTACATGTACAAGAAGACGATCCGAATTTTTTCTGTTGTAGTGGATCCTGATCTTCAAGGAAAAGGCATTGGAAGCACACTCTTGGAAAAAGTGCACAGCATTGCTTTGGAGAAAGGTGCTGAACGTATTTCACTCGAAGTCTATGCAGAGAACAGGAAGCTTATCAACTGGTACAAAAAAGCGGGTTTCAGTTCTACTGAATTGCTCAGTGATTATTACGAATTGGGACGGGATGGTCTGCGGATGGTTAAAGAGTTGCCCAAGGCGGAGTTTAAAAACCGTATATCGAACATTATTGTAGTAGATGATCCTAAAAATTGGAAGCTTGACATTGAAAATGTCGAAGTCGTTTCTTCGGCTGACTATACCTCCAACAAAGGGATGTTTTCAGAGCGATCTTTGCGCGTTTTTAACTTATGTAATTCCTATAAGTATCAAAGTATAGGCTATTATGTGTCCCTTTTAGCATCCGCAAGAGAACATAGAGCAATTCCTAATGTAACTACAATCAGGGATTTTAAAGATACAGGAGCAATCAGTTCAATAGCAGATGATATTGAAGAAGTTATACAGAAGGCTTTGCAAAAAAGAGGAGAAAATAAGCTGAGTTTAAATGTGTACTTCGGGCATACAATTGATCCGGCTTTTAAAGTATTAGGGCAAAAGCTGTATCACCTGTTTGAGGCCCCGATGTTTCAGGTGCAATTCAGCAAAGGGCAATTCTGGGAAGTAAAGAAAATAGTCCCCCTAAGTTTAAATAAAGTGAAACCGGAAGACTTGCTTTCTGTTCAGGAATTTGCAGCTATTTATTTCAAGTCCAGAAGATTTAAACGGACGAAACTCAAGAGTTATAAATACTATTTGGCCATTCTGGTTAATCCTGAAGAAGCGAATCCACCATCAAACAAAAAAGCGCTTAAGAATTTTGAAAAAGCAGCTGATGAGCTGGATATCTACACAGAATTCATCACAAAAGAAGACTATAACCGACTGTCGGAATTTGATGCCCTATTTATTCGGGAAACTACAAACGTAAATGAGTACACCTATCAATTTTCGAGGAAAGCTTATGCTGAGGGTTTAGCTGTAATCGACGATCCCTGGTCTATTTTGAGATGTTCAAACAAAATCTATCTGCATGAGCGCTTAAAAATGAACAACATACGAACACCGGAAACGCAGGTCTTTTTTAAAAACTCCATTAAGCAAAATAGTCTTAAGAATTTGAGCTATCCGTTAATCCTAAAGCAGCCGGATAGTGCCTTTTCTCTTGGAGTAATCAAAGTGAATGATGAGAGTGAGCTAAAGGAATCGCTGAACCTATTATTTAAAAAATCCGATCTGGTTCTTGCCCAAGAATTCCTTCCATCCGACTATGATTGGCGAATCGGTGTGCTTGATAATGAACCAGTGTTTGCTTGTAAATATTTCATGGCAAAAGATCATTGGCAGATCTATAATTGGAAAGGAGCCAAGAAAAATCAGGAGGGGGCAGCAACTACTGTACTGATTGAAGAAGTACCTAAACAGGTACTGAAATTAGCTACTAAAGCAGCAGCTTTAATGGGGAATGGTTTATATGGTGTGGATCTAAAAATGGTTGGTGATAAGGCGTATGTAATCGAGGTTAATGACAACCCAAATATTGACTCCGGTGTTGAAGACAAAGCCTCTGGTATTGATCTCTACAAGAAGGTGATCAAATCTCTCGTTACTCGTATTGAAATGTCCAGGAACATAGAACGATTTGTGAGTGTTGAGCCAAATTGA